The Cytophagia bacterium CHB2 genome includes the window AATGAAAATATCTCTCTTTCAAACGGGAATTGGGTTCGATTGGATTTGAAGGTCTGCAAAGCGTTTGCTGAAATATCAGCGCCGTACCGATATTTCAACAGCTCTGTCTAAAATGGAATCCGCAAAAGCATTCTCTTGATCAGGCGTAAGCTGTCAAGTCAAAGCCACTTGAGATCGTTCTCAAGTGGCTTTTTAAATTTTGGCATGTCATTGGCATTTAACGGAGACGAATGAGTTGCCGGTGAAGTTGGGATCGGATACCACGAGTCAAAGAGTGACTTGAGTATGCGAGATCAACATTTGACTTCCCGGCATTGCAGGTGCTAACCCAAGTTCGACAGTTGCCAAAGTTAAGATAAATATTTACAACAAATATTTTCAAAAGTCTTCACTACAAATTGTGATCGGGCGTCAATCGCACGGGCGGCTTGAGCTTGAGTTTGTGCATCAAAAGCGCCAAGTCCGGGTCGGGTTTGGAAACACAACGCAAGTGAATGTCGATACCTTTGCGCGTGGGCAGCACCACGTCGGTTAGTTGGAGATTTTTGAGTTCGGCAATCACTTTGCGCGGCTCATCGCCCAAGCCCGCTTGTTTGCACATTTGGCCAAAACATTTCCACAGCACATAGGCCAAGAAGCAGACCAAGATATGAGCGTGAACACGTTTTTCTTTTTGATGCCAAATGGGTCGCAACTCAAGATCGTTCTTGTGAATGCGAAAGGCGGCTTCCGCGTCCGTTAATTGAATGTACGCTTGCCACAACTCGGTGGCCGTCCAATTTTTGACGTTGCTGCGCAACACATAACAACCTTCGCTGATTTGCGCCCAAGTTTTTTGCGGCTCACACTGCGACCAGGTGACCTGCACCATGCCATTGTTGTCGCGGACGGTGATCGTGAAAAATGCGGCGGCGCGTTGATGGCGCTCCAACAAACGACCGAGGCGACGTTCGGCAAGTTGGGCGCTGGGAACACGACCCGTGTCGCAGCTCTTTTGCAGCTGGCACAATTCCGCTTCGAGACATTTGAGAAAACGATCATGAATGGCTTTTTCTTTGGCCGCTCGTGCGGCGCTCCGACAGAGGATGAAGACCTCCTCTTCACGGCCCAGCGACGCGGAACAGAGCTTAACCTCCAGGCCTTCACGAATCGTTTGCCAGCCCTCTTGCTCGAGTTCAGCGGCGAAGTACTTGAGTTGGCTTTTGGGCATGCCCAGAATATAGCGGCGATGCTCTTCATTCAGCAAAGTAAGGGTCTTGGGGCTGGTCATGCCACGATCCATAATCCAAATGCGATCGGCTTTGCCATAGAGCTTTTCCATTTTGGTGACGATGTCTTCGACGGTCTTGGAATCGTGCGTGTTGCCGGCAAAAATTTCATAGCCTAACGGAATCCCTTCTTTGGTGACCACCAGCGCAATGCAGACTTGCTTGCAATCGCTGCGGTGATCACGCGAATGGCCGTGCTGGGCTTGTGGATTGGCGGCCGCTTCGCCTTCAAAATAAGTGGACGTGACATCGTATAACATCAAATCATAGTTGATTTGAAACAGCTTGCCAAAGCGTTCTTTGAGATGTTGTTGCAGTTGGTCTTTGTGCGGCAGCAGAGGATCCAAAGCACGATACAGACGATTGTCATAAATCTTGTTCGCCGGAATGCCGAGCAAATCAGCCAAGGCGCTGTTCTTGTAAAAATGTTCGGCAATATAAAGCTCGCTGCTGGGCTCACAGAAGCGCGCCACGATCACGATGGTGGCCAAATCCGCCCAAGCAATGTCGGGGCGTGTGCTCGCCAATTGGTTTTGAAAGAAACGATCCAGGTGCAACCGGCGGAGCAGTTCCAACGCCAGCCACACATCACCAAACCGGCGTGGACGTTCCGTGCGCACGGCGCTGACATTCACTTCTGCCCATTCTGGAGCGGCCTGTTTTCCGTGGTGGCGTTGTGAAGGCAAGAGTTCTGCTGAGCAGAATGATTTTGCGCCGCGGCAGGACAAGCGGCTTGTTGAATCCCCAGGCGCGCCGCTTCATCCAGATTACCCAGATAAGCCACGAGGCGTTGTCGCGAGCCACGCGCGGTGCGATAGGATTCGACCAGCGCCCAATACTCATGCGACTTGCCATCTTTCTTGCGGCAGATTTTTCGGAGGTGCATGCCGCAATATAGTAAATCCTACCCCCGCCGGGCAATGGGGTAGGTCTTCACCACACAGCGGTTTGCGGAAATTTCCTTCAAAAACCTGGGAAATTCCCGCTGGCCGCCCCGATTTTGCCCCGAAATATTTTTGAAGTGTCGAACTTGGGTTAACAGTGTTTGTTGAGTGGAAGAGATGCCCTGCAGCGTCAGCTCGCCGACGCCGCGATTGGTAATCACGATTTCGAAAGAAGCGGTATCCTCCTCACTGACCGGCCCCAAATCAACGAAATTCGGAGTAGCATGCAAATCGCGATCACGGACCAGTGCCGAGATTTTGATCACATCGGCAGCGATCGTCCGAGCAGATTGCGCGTCGCCAATGGCCTTCATTTCTATTTCCAGAACGCCGGCGCCATTCAGCAACACGGTGCGGAGATAGAGCCATTCGCCCGCCGGCAGCGGCTCGGATAATCTCACCGTGCCGATTTCCTGTGCTTGATGGCGAACTGTGAATTCGATATTGGCAGCAGGGCTTTGCACCGGCGGGACTTGCACGAACAGATTGTATCTGCCCGGCTGCGCCAGCACGGCACTCCACTTCACGGCCGCGGAATCATGCGGTGCCACGGTGGCGACGCGGCTGTCGATTCCCCACGCTGCGATGCTGGAGGTTGTCCAATTGCCGCCCAGCTCCGCAAAACCGTCGTCGCGATTATCAATGTAAATATCATCCGGCAAAATGTTGATGAAGCGTGTTGTTTGATTTCCCATGGTGTCGCAAAGCGCGACTCCGGCTTTAGCCAAAGCGCTGCGCGGAAACGATTCCGTCGTTCGCCAGTTGTTGGTTCCCACTTGAGTGCAGGGAGCAACGAGGTATCTTTCGTAGATGTCTTTGATCGCGACGAACGGCACGCGTTGAAAGATTGGTTCATCAACCTCGACAGAAAAGAAAACCCGATCGCCGCTATTCTCCTCGCTGAAGATCACCTGCGGCGCAGCCTCATCCTGCGATTTCCGCCAGCGTTGCATGGCTTCCACGGCCGTGCAGTAGCGGAATTTGACGCCCGGATAGCGGCGTGTCATCTCGTGCGCAAGACTGTCGAGGATCGCGAGGTTTTGTAGAAAATCTTCCTCCGGCAAATGTCCCCACAAACAGGCAACTTGATCTACGCCGCGACTCGCCGCGACAAAGATCGAATCCATCAAATGGCGATTGCGTGTGGTGCTGAAGTGTGCTGAACGTACATTCCAGCCCGGGCCGTTGCCGGGGATTTGGTAGTTTTGCGGGGCAGGACGAAAAGGCACAAATTCCGAAGGCGACTCCGACCAATCGTATGTGATGTCCAGCGGTTCGGTGGTATCGGTGTGTTTGTGGGGATAATCATTGTGCAAACTATAGGGCAACAGCTCGTCGAGATGATGCTGCCAGTCGTTGTCCATGTAATGCCAACCGCTGCGAAAGGAAACCGGAAAGACATTTTCTTCGAGAAGGTATTGCGCGAGCGTGTAGTCGAAATCGTCACGGCATTCATTGAAACCAAGCGCTTGATTCCACCAATATGTGCCGTCGCCATCATAATCAGTCCAGGCGAAGGTATGATAATGCAGCGATAGCTCATCGCCGTTGCGCGCGACGTTTTCGCCGTGGTACGTTTTCATCAAATACAACGTCATGGTGTTGGGCACAGGCACATTGGTGTTGGTGGCATAGCGAAAGATGTTGCCGGCCATCATCCACCAGGTGAGTTTCATCTGCTGGCCGTACGAATCCACCAACCGCGCGCGGAAAGCTGGGTCCATGACTTGATAAGCGTTGCGGGCCGGATCAATAAAAAGGCCCAGATTGTAGGTGCAATGATACCGGTTGGTATTCATGCCCTCCCAGATTGCGGTGTCCGATCCGAGGACCAAATATACTTCGCCGGATTGAGATGAACTGTAAGTGGGGAAAAGGAACAACAGCGGCAGGCAAGCAAGCAAAAGAAGACGATAACTTCGCATCGGTATTCTCTTTCTGTGAATGTGAAACGACCAGTATTTCACTACCTTGACCAGGCTCGTTCTGCCGCTTTTGAACATGACTACTTCGCCTGTTCATCATCGACATGGCGGGCTTGCAGGCGTTGCAGGCGGCGCGTCGTCTCTTTTTTCAATTCACCGGTCGTGAGATAAACATACAAGTTTTCCCCCGGGCAAACCGTTCCTTCTGCCACATCCTTGTGTCCCTTGATTGTTTCCGGTGAAATTTGATAACGCCAGCACAGCCATGTAAACAGATCAATCACCGCTTCGCGCTGGCGTTTGCTGGGATATTGGATTTCGTAGTTGCCCAGCACGCAAATTAAGGCATGGCCGGCGGGATCATAAGCCGTGTTGGTGTCACCGGGATAACGCAAAGCGCGGCCCGCGTAAATTTTGCCTTCCAAATCAATCAAGAAATGATACGGGATGTCGATCCATTTTTTCTCAGTGCGCGACCAATTTTGCAAATTGACGAGATACTCCGGCGTTGGTTTGTCGCCTTTGTATTCTTCTCCGCCGTGATGAAGTGTGATGACCTTGATCTCGTGTGTTTTGTGTGAATCCGCCACTGCTGTGCCGCCCCATTGCGCCACGGCGATGATCTCACGATCGAGTTGTGCGAGGCGGCTATATCGGGAAGAGGCGCAATTTTGAGCAGTCAGCAGAACGAGAGAGAGCAGCAGCAATTGCAGAAAGTGTTGTCGGTTGGCAGAATGTGGTTTCATCGTTTTGCCTCTATTTTGCAAAATGTGCCATGAAAAACGAAGCGTTGGCAGTACCGTCCATAATTGGTTCGTTGGTGGAATAATCCCAACGATCATCGTGATAAACTACAAGATCGGATTGAAATGCGGCATAAGGATCTTCGCGCGTGAGGCGAATGCCTTTAAGGCTTTTGAAAATGCTGGTATACACCGGCCCGTCGTTCAATCCTCCGGTGATTTCGCGTCCGGTTTTGTCTGCAATCACACTGTGCGGAAATTGCGGCGTGTTTCCGCCTTCCGGAGGAATGCCGACAAATGCGCTAATGCCCCAGGGATTGCGACCGAGCAGCCAATCACGGTTCTCGAGAATGAATTGATGATACTTCGTATCGCCCGTCATCTTTTCATAAGCCAAGCCGTGCGCAATGAAATCCGTGACTAAATTGAAGGAACACCAAATGAACGGCACGCCCATGCGATAGGGATTTTGTTGAGCGCGCCGCAGAACGCCCTCGAGACCGTGGCGATAATAACCGGCGAGCGTGTCTTGCAATGCTTTGTCCACCAGCGGATACAAGGCGTAATGGCCAAGGTTGACGTAAGGATAATACTCGTAGTGATTGGCGGTATCCGCGCCCATCCACGAGGTGGTGTTGATCAGGCGCGCAAAATTCTTTGCATCGTCGAGATAGGAAGCGACGCGCGTCACCTTGAACATTTCTGCGGCGCCCCATTCCATGTCATCCGCCCAGGTGTTTTCGTAATAACGATAGGGCGCGCGGCAGGGCACGCCTTCGCACGAGCCGGGTTGCTGCTTGCCCATTTCATAAACTTCTCTGCCGGCTTTGAGGCATTGCGCCGCAAAAGCGGAATCACACAAATCGCTTTTCCAAATATCCGCAGCCATCGCCATCGCGGCAGCGTAACGGCCGGCGAGATTGGCAATTCCGGTGGAGGTGTTTTGATATTGTCCCAAGCCTTGCGGTTTTCCCGTAGCGTAATAGACCACGCGATAACTGCCCGGCCCCCAGCCATAATCCGAGGTGTCTTGATAAGGCATGTCCCAGCCCATGTGATCACGATCATCCGCGACTTGATGAAAGAGCTGATCGGATGCGGGATGCATTTTCAGCATCCAATCCAATCCCCATTTGGCTTCATCGAGAATATCGGGGATGCCGTTGGGCCACGGATGGCCGAGGGCATCATATTCGTCTTTGAATTTTCCCTTGTTCTCGCGATACGAAAAAAGCAAGCGGCAAACGGCATTTCCGGAAGTCATCAAATACCGCAAATAATCGCCGGCATCGTGCCAGCCGCCGCTCACGTCAATGAACGTGCTGTCAGGCATCGGGCCATACATGGTGCGGCCGTCTTTCTGGTGACACACTTCGTCGAGAAAAGGATTATAACCGCAGCGCTGCTGCCGCATGTAGGCGAGCAACAGCTCGTGATGATGCGCGTAAGCATCCGGGCCGAGGTTGAACGGGAGAGATTCAAACGTCGTGCCCGTGAGGCGCAATTTATAACGGCCGGTTTGGCGAAACGCGGTAAAATCCAAACGATAATGATGCGCAAAATTGCCGTAAGCGCCCGCGTTGCTTTCCAGTTTCTGCGGACCCCAAACGCGCTTGCCGGAGGCGGCATCGATGATCTCAAAACGCGCCTTTGGCAAAGCTTGATGCGAAAAGGCAAGGGCGATTTTTTCATCCTCGGGCAGATAACCGATTTGATTGGCGCGGAGGTAAATGGTTTTGTCCTGTCCTTGAGCGCAGATGGCATCCCAAGTATTCAGCATAACAACTATTGCTACGGCCGGTACAAGCGTGAACGGCTCCAGGGTATTCATCGTTTTTGCTCCCGGATTGCGCGCCTCGCATCACGGCGAATGAAAGATAATGAAAGGCCTAAGATCTGTATTGCCGTCAGACGCGGCAATTTTATTTTGTTTACTCTCGCAAGCAGCAAGCTTGTTTAATAATGAACTCTTTTTTGACGATGTCAAATGCTTTTTTAGGCAGTATTGTTTCTGCTTGCAGTTTGGAAGGTGGTTCAAGCATGGATTTCCCGGTTGAACCGTGACAAGAAGGCGGCGTTCCCGGCAGGAATGTTGTCCTTGCAATTGACGGGACAGCTTATATTTTATCAGCCAGTCTGCAGAGAAAGCGGCGCTTGCTTGTCCGAAAGCGAATAATCAGAATCGCTAACAATGGCGCGGAGTCGAGATGTCCGTACAAAGGCTTGCAAACATTCCAGGATTTTCCATTGATCGCGTTGCCGCCGCTGCCGGAGATGATCCGGAGGTTTTGCGCATGGAAAATTTGGATACTGATCTCACACCGACGGCAGGCGCGCTGGCTGCCACGATCGTTGCGATTGGCCGCGACGAGGACAACAGTTATTTGCCCTTCCTTGGAAAAATCGCATTGCGCGAGGCGGTGGCGCAGCATCTCAATCGGCAAACGAAAAATCATTATGGCGTTGAAAATGTCGTAATCACAGCCGGCGGCACCGAAGGCATGTTCGATGTGCTGCTCGCAACGACTGACAATGGCGATGAAGTTGTTTTGACCGATCCCACTTATGCCGGAATGATTTATCGCGTGCGCCTGGCGGGTGGTGTCCCCAGACTTGTGCCCTTTGTCGCGCAGAAGAACGAGTGGCGGCTGGATCTCGAGGCGCTGCGAGCAGCGGTTACCAACAAGACGCGAGCGCTCTTCATTATGAATCCTGCCATGCCTTGCGGCGCTGTTTTGCACGCCGAAGACTGGAAATCGCTGGCCGAGATTTGCCACCAGCACAATCTCTGGCTGATTTACAACGCGGCGATGGAGCGCATCTTGTTTGATCAACGGCCGTTCCTCCATCCCGCTGCGCTTCCGGGCATGGCCGAACGCACGATTACCATCGGTTCGGTATCGAAAGAATTTCGCATGATTGGCTGGCGCCTCGGTTGGGTGGTTGGGCCGCACGCGATTATGAACGACATTGCGCGCGTTCACATCTACAACGTGGTCACACCCACTGGCATTGCGCAGGCAGGCGCATTGGCCGCGCTGCAAGCATCGTTGAATGATTTGCAGGCTTGCGTCGCGGAATGGCAGCGCCGGCGCAATGTCGTTAACGAACAACTTGAAAAATTTGCCATGATCAGCGCCGCTGGTGGTTGGTCACAACTCTTGAATGTGAAAGAATTGGGTTATGATTCTTTCACCGCCTCGAAATTATTGTTGGAGAAAGGCAAGATCGCCGCAACGCCGATGCGCGATTGGGGTGAGAAAAACGGCGATGCGTTCGTGCGCCTGGTATTCAGCAATGAACCGGTGGAACGGCTTGCAACGTTGAGAGATCGTGTCAATCGCGCCTTGGCTTAAAATCGCGAACCAAATTCCAAAAAATGCGAAGATACCAACGCGGCATGTTTGGCCGGAACAAGTGAAACATCGAATGGAGTTCGAGCAAGCGATGAATGAATCTGTACTAAAATTCTATGAAGATTTTGCCGGAGAATATCATCTCATCTTCGCCGATTGGCGCAAGGAAGTGTTGCGGCAAGGCAAAGTGCTGGACAATCTTATTCGAGATCAATTAGGCAAAACGGCCCGAACGGTTCTCGATTGCACTTGCGGCATTGGCACGCAAGCCATCGGCCTGGCTTCCTGCGGCTATGGGGTGCATGCCACAGATCTCAGCCCGACTTCGATCGAACGCGCCCGGCAAGAGGCGCAATCCTTCGGTGTGACATTACAGTTTGAAGTTGCAGATTTGCGCGTGCTCGATCGCCACGTAACAGATTTATTTGACGTTGTGCTTTCATGCGATAATGCCCTGCCCCATTTTTTAAATAATGAGGATTTATCTCTGGCAGTCGATCAAATGCTAGCGCGCTTGCGCACCGGCGGTTTGCTGATCGCGAGCATTCGCGATTATGATCTCGCTGTGCAAGAGCGGAAACGTCCTTTGGCGATGACCGCGCCTCTGCCCGGACAACAAGCTTCGCCGGACAACAGCCGTCCGACCTTGCCGCGCGTCTTTGACGATGACGACGGTCGTCGCATTGTTTTTCAAGTTTGGGATTGGTCGAATGATGGGCGTTTCTATACACTCAATCATTTTATTATGAAGCAGCGTGCCAGCGAATGGAAGACGACTCATCTCGTCACCCAATACCGTGCGCTGCAACGCCATGAGTTGAGTGAGATTTTGCGCGCCGCCGGTTTTTCGGAGATTCACTGGCACATGCCGGCCGAGAGCGGCTTTTATCAACCGCTGGTAACGGCTCGTAAGATTTAAGAGCGAACTCCGACAATTTCTTGGAATGCGAGGAAGGAATTTATCGTGAAATGAAGTTGGAAAGGAGAGGGCATGAACTTCGAAAACAAAGTCGTTATCATCACCGGCGGCACGGGCGGTCTCGGCCGCGCCGTGACTGCCGCGTTTTTACAGGCAGGGGCGAAGGTTGTTGCCACATACACTCGTGAATCCGAATTTGACGCGCTCAAATCAAACGTCACAACGCACGTCACGGCATTGACCGGCGTCAAAACGAATGTCGTGGAAGAAGCGAGCGTGCAAGCGCTGGTGCAGAAGGCTGCAAAGCTTGGCCGCATTGACATTTTGGTCAATCTCGTTGGCAGCTTTTTAGGCGGCGTGCCGGTTGTCGATATGACTCTTACGCAATGGGATAACATCATCAATCTGAATTTGAAATCAGCATTTTTGTGTTGTAAGCATGTGATGCCGGTGATGCAGCAGCAACGCTCCGGCCGCATTATAAATATCGGCTCGCAGGGCGGATTGCACGGTGGTGATGGCATATCCGCCTACGGCGCCGCAAAAGCAGGGCTCATCAATTTCACAAAATCTTTGGCAGCGGAGGGCAAAGGCTTTGGTATCAGCGCGAATACCGTGGTTCCCGGCAACCTCGACACGCCGGCAAATCGTCAAGCCATGCCGAATGCCGATTTTACGAAATGGGTGTCACCGCAGGCGCTGGCGCAAGTGATTTTGTTCCTAGCTTCTGAGGAAGCGAGCGCAATCACCGGCGCCGTGATTCCAGTGTCCGGCAGATATTGAAATCGCGCGTCAAACGTCGCGATCATTTCTACAGCAAGCATGATTTGATTTGTTGGTCAAACAATAAAGGAGAATGCAACGATGAGGAGAAATAGAACGCTATACATTTTGACCATGCTGGCCGCCAGCGTTTTTTCATTTCAGGCGGCATTGGGACAAATTAAAGGCAAAGTGAAATTGACCGCGTTGCCGCCGGCGCTTCCGCCCCAGGCCGTTACGAAAAATTCGCCGGTTTGCGGGATACAAGTTTTGAATGAATCGTTGTTAGTGAATAAGAAGCTGGAATTACGCAATGCTTTCGTGTTTTTAGCGAATATTGCACCGGATTCGCTGCCGCCGGCTGAAACCGTGGTCAAGATTACAAAGTGTGTTTTCCGTCCTCACGTGTCAGCGGTGTTGCGCGGCGATTATCTCGTGCTGGAGAACGAGGATGCAACCTTGCATCATGCGCGCGGCTATTTATACCGGTTTCGCGACGGTTGGGAGCGCACGGTGACAAAAGACATCTTTGATGAAACCGGGGAGAGTGTGTTTAATTTTGCCTTGCCCGCCAAGGCAACAACCGGGATGGAGCCATTGCACGAACCAGGCCTGCTCGAAATTCGGAGTGAAATCGGTTATGATTGGATGAAGGCCTATGTGTTGGTGATGCCGCATCGTTTCTTTGCGATTACTGATGCCAAAGGCGAGTTTGAGTTGCCGCGTGTGCCGCCCGGCCAGTTTGATTTGGTGCTCTGGCATGAAACGCTCGGCGTCAAGCGCCAGCTCGTCGAAGTCGCGCCAGGCAAAAAGACGGAATTGTTGATTGATTGGGAAATGATGTCACCGGAGGTAAACGAGGATGATTCCTCTGCACGGGCACAGAAGAACTGAAGCTGGAGCTTGTGCCGGCAAAATATTTTATCTTCGAATTGCGGCAGCCTTATAGCGCTGAAGAACCGGCAGAAATGGTTTTCAAAGCAAAAATCCCGCAGAAAAATTTTCTTCTGCGGGATTTTATTTTTAACGACGGGGTTGCTTGAATCAACAGGCAGAACCGGAAACGTCAAGCCAGCTTTGTATTGATCGCGAGATTAACGCTGCGCGATCGGCACGTAGGCCGCCTCTTTGGGACCCTGATAAATCGCGCGCGGCCGGAAGAGACGATTATCCTGCAATTGCTCGAGCACATGCGCTGTCCAGCCGGCGATGCGACTGACGGCGAAGATTGGCGTGAACAATTCCGGCTCTAATCCGAGATAATAGTAAACCGAGGCCGAATAGAAATCGACGTTGGGGTAAATGCCGCGGCTGCTCACTTCGCGCGCCATGACTTCGTCCATTTTCTTGGACATCTCATACCATTTGGTGTTGTTGGTGATCTGCGCAAGCTTTTCCGAATAACGGTTGAGCAGACGCGCACGCGGATCGTATGTTTTATAAACGCGATGCCCGAAGCCCATAATCTTGGCCTTGTTTTGCAGCTTGTGCATCACCCAGGGCTCGACTTTTTCGAGGCTGCCGATTTCCATTAAATTTTGCATAACGCCGGCATTGGCGCCGCCGTGCAGCGGGCCTTTCAAGCTGCCCACGGCTGAGGTGATGGCGGAATACATATCCGTCAACGACGAGATGCACACGCGCGCGGTGAAGGTCGAGGCATTGAAGCCGTGATCCGCATGCAGAATCAAGGCGACATCGAGAACTCTTGCCGAATACTCGTCCGGAGCAACGCCATTGATTTGATGCAGGCAATGCGCGGCATGCGTCAAATCCGTGCGCGCCGCCACCGGCGGCTGGCCTTTGCGCAACCGTTGAATCGCGCCCACGAT containing:
- a CDS encoding IS1634 family transposase, with the translated sequence MSCRGAKSFCSAELLPSQRHHGKQAAPEWAEVNVSAVRTERPRRFGDVWLALELLRRLHLDRFFQNQLASTRPDIAWADLATIVIVARFCEPSSELYIAEHFYKNSALADLLGIPANKIYDNRLYRALDPLLPHKDQLQQHLKERFGKLFQINYDLMLYDVTSTYFEGEAAANPQAQHGHSRDHRSDCKQVCIALVVTKEGIPLGYEIFAGNTHDSKTVEDIVTKMEKLYGKADRIWIMDRGMTSPKTLTLLNEEHRRYILGMPKSQLKYFAAELEQEGWQTIREGLEVKLCSASLGREEEVFILCRSAARAAKEKAIHDRFLKCLEAELCQLQKSCDTGRVPSAQLAERRLGRLLERHQRAAAFFTITVRDNNGMVQVTWSQCEPQKTWAQISEGCYVLRSNVKNWTATELWQAYIQLTDAEAAFRIHKNDLELRPIWHQKEKRVHAHILVCFLAYVLWKCFGQMCKQAGLGDEPRKVIAELKNLQLTDVVLPTRKGIDIHLRCVSKPDPDLALLMHKLKLKPPVRLTPDHNL
- a CDS encoding N-acetylmuramoyl-L-alanine amidase, which encodes MKPHSANRQHFLQLLLLSLVLLTAQNCASSRYSRLAQLDREIIAVAQWGGTAVADSHKTHEIKVITLHHGGEEYKGDKPTPEYLVNLQNWSRTEKKWIDIPYHFLIDLEGKIYAGRALRYPGDTNTAYDPAGHALICVLGNYEIQYPSKRQREAVIDLFTWLCWRYQISPETIKGHKDVAEGTVCPGENLYVYLTTGELKKETTRRLQRLQARHVDDEQAK
- a CDS encoding glycoside hydrolase family 9, whose protein sequence is MLNTWDAICAQGQDKTIYLRANQIGYLPEDEKIALAFSHQALPKARFEIIDAASGKRVWGPQKLESNAGAYGNFAHHYRLDFTAFRQTGRYKLRLTGTTFESLPFNLGPDAYAHHHELLLAYMRQQRCGYNPFLDEVCHQKDGRTMYGPMPDSTFIDVSGGWHDAGDYLRYLMTSGNAVCRLLFSYRENKGKFKDEYDALGHPWPNGIPDILDEAKWGLDWMLKMHPASDQLFHQVADDRDHMGWDMPYQDTSDYGWGPGSYRVVYYATGKPQGLGQYQNTSTGIANLAGRYAAAMAMAADIWKSDLCDSAFAAQCLKAGREVYEMGKQQPGSCEGVPCRAPYRYYENTWADDMEWGAAEMFKVTRVASYLDDAKNFARLINTTSWMGADTANHYEYYPYVNLGHYALYPLVDKALQDTLAGYYRHGLEGVLRRAQQNPYRMGVPFIWCSFNLVTDFIAHGLAYEKMTGDTKYHQFILENRDWLLGRNPWGISAFVGIPPEGGNTPQFPHSVIADKTGREITGGLNDGPVYTSIFKSLKGIRLTREDPYAAFQSDLVVYHDDRWDYSTNEPIMDGTANASFFMAHFAK
- a CDS encoding pyridoxal phosphate-dependent aminotransferase; its protein translation is MSVQRLANIPGFSIDRVAAAAGDDPEVLRMENLDTDLTPTAGALAATIVAIGRDEDNSYLPFLGKIALREAVAQHLNRQTKNHYGVENVVITAGGTEGMFDVLLATTDNGDEVVLTDPTYAGMIYRVRLAGGVPRLVPFVAQKNEWRLDLEALRAAVTNKTRALFIMNPAMPCGAVLHAEDWKSLAEICHQHNLWLIYNAAMERILFDQRPFLHPAALPGMAERTITIGSVSKEFRMIGWRLGWVVGPHAIMNDIARVHIYNVVTPTGIAQAGALAALQASLNDLQACVAEWQRRRNVVNEQLEKFAMISAAGGWSQLLNVKELGYDSFTASKLLLEKGKIAATPMRDWGEKNGDAFVRLVFSNEPVERLATLRDRVNRALA
- a CDS encoding class I SAM-dependent methyltransferase, which codes for MNESVLKFYEDFAGEYHLIFADWRKEVLRQGKVLDNLIRDQLGKTARTVLDCTCGIGTQAIGLASCGYGVHATDLSPTSIERARQEAQSFGVTLQFEVADLRVLDRHVTDLFDVVLSCDNALPHFLNNEDLSLAVDQMLARLRTGGLLIASIRDYDLAVQERKRPLAMTAPLPGQQASPDNSRPTLPRVFDDDDGRRIVFQVWDWSNDGRFYTLNHFIMKQRASEWKTTHLVTQYRALQRHELSEILRAAGFSEIHWHMPAESGFYQPLVTARKI
- a CDS encoding SDR family oxidoreductase — translated: MNFENKVVIITGGTGGLGRAVTAAFLQAGAKVVATYTRESEFDALKSNVTTHVTALTGVKTNVVEEASVQALVQKAAKLGRIDILVNLVGSFLGGVPVVDMTLTQWDNIINLNLKSAFLCCKHVMPVMQQQRSGRIINIGSQGGLHGGDGISAYGAAKAGLINFTKSLAAEGKGFGISANTVVPGNLDTPANRQAMPNADFTKWVSPQALAQVILFLASEEASAITGAVIPVSGRY
- a CDS encoding citrate synthase (catalyzes the formation of citrate from acetyl-CoA and oxaloacetate), which encodes MAEKVTELIDAAGNKVEYRPGLEGVVAAPSTICSIDGQKGILLYRGIPIAELADHSIFEETVFFLLFGHLPKRSELDEFANNLKARRQLPEAVLKLLQSFPPSANPMDLLRTAVSALGLFDDNPTDDSVAKNSQRAISLIAAFPAIVGAIQRLRKGQPPVAARTDLTHAAHCLHQINGVAPDEYSARVLDVALILHADHGFNASTFTARVCISSLTDMYSAITSAVGSLKGPLHGGANAGVMQNLMEIGSLEKVEPWVMHKLQNKAKIMGFGHRVYKTYDPRARLLNRYSEKLAQITNNTKWYEMSKKMDEVMAREVSSRGIYPNVDFYSASVYYYLGLEPELFTPIFAVSRIAGWTAHVLEQLQDNRLFRPRAIYQGPKEAAYVPIAQR